Part of the Nocardia farcinica genome, ATGGCTTCGACGCTGTCGCGCAACAGGTAGTGCGGCAGCACATTCCGGTCCGGGTAGCGGCCGTGCAGCATGAACGACACCCAGTCGTTGTCGCGGACCAGGTGCTCGGTGAGGGTGTGCTCGAGCCGTTCGAGCACATAGTCCCCGCACGACTGCACATCGGTGACGACGTTGTAGGAGTCGTCGTTGAGCACCGTCTTGAGGGTGCGTTCGGTGAACCCGCGCCGGATCAGCGTGCGCCACAGCACCCCGTCGATCTTCTCCCGGTACACGCGGCGCTGCGCCTCGAGGTCCGCGGCGGCGAAGAGTTCCTTCATCGCCGAGCCGTAGAGCGTGCGCATCATCGGCGCCACCAGCCGCACGTAGAGCCGCTCGTGTCGCCCGGCCAGCAGCACGCCACCGCGAATCGCCTTGTGGTAGCGGGTGAAATAGGCGACGGCGCCGGGTGACAGCGCGGGGGTGAGCTCCTCGAACAGCCGCCAGCGGTCCCGGCTCGGGTCGACCCCGAGGAACTCCAGCAGGGTGTCGTAGGAGAAGTGCCGGATGGCGGCCAGCTTGAGTTCCAGCAGGTAGGTCTGCCCGGCGGAGCTGTCCACCGAGGTGACCGAGCGCGGATTGTGCACCACCAGACTCAGTGCGCGGCAACCGCTTCCGGTCACCGCCAGCACGTCGTCGCCCTCGCCGATGGTCAGCGCGCGCAACTCCGAGCGGGAATCCTCGTCGCAGGTGCTGTAGAGCAGCCAGCGATCGGTCACCGCCGTGGGGGTGGCGGTGGTGGCGGGTGCTGCGGTCATGACGACATCCCTTCCGGGGTTTGACGAGATTCGGAGTCCGCCGGGGCGGGATCGGCGTCGGGGACCGGCGCGCGGGTGGGCAGCAGACTGCCCGCGACGACCGCCGCGACCGCGCAGATGCCGGTGACGACCAGGCAGGAGACCTGGAAGCCGTGCAGGAAGGCGTGTTCGGCGCTGTCCACCAGCGCCGCGGCGACGCCCTGGCCGCCGGATTCGGCGACCCGGGCCGCCACCCCGAGCGCGGCGCCGACCGAGTCGCGGCTGTGGTCGAGCAGGTCGGCGGGCAGGCCGGGCAGCGAGTCGGGCAGCTCACCGGTGTAGAGGGAGTGGTGCACGCTGCCCACGACGGCGATGCCGAGGGTGCCGCCGAACAGGCGGGTGGCGTCGTTCATGGCCGAGCCGATGCCCGCCTTGTCGGCGGGGACGACCGCCATGATCGATTCGGTCGCCGGCACCGCCACCGAGCCGATGCCGAGACCGATGAGCACCATCTGCGCGGCGATCAGCGAGTAGCCGGTGTCCACGCCGTCGACGGAGAACCAGGCGTAGGCCAGCGCCATCAGCACCAGGCCGGTGGTCACCACCGCGCGGGTGCCCACCTTCAGCACCAGCTTGCCGCCCAGCACCGAGCCGACGACGATCGCCACGGCCACCGGGATCAGCCGCACGCCCGCGCCGAGCGGGGTGTAGTCCTTGAGGAACTGGAAGTACTGGGTCACCAGGAAGGTGAAGCCGTTCAGGGTGAAGAACGTGATGGTGATGGTGGCGCAGGCGGCCGAGAAGCGCAGGTTCGCGAACAGCCGCATGTCGATCATCGGATGCGGGGTGCGCAGTTCGCGGGCCACCAGCAGCGCCAGCAGCGCCGCCGCGCCGGCGAAGCCGAGCAGGGTCGGCGCGGCCAGCCAGCCGCGGTTGGGCGCCTCGATGATGCTGTAGACCAGCACACCGATGCCCGCGGTCGACAGCACCAGGCCGGGCACGTCCAGCCCGGGGGTGGCCGGATCGCGCGAATCCGGCACCACCAGCACCGTCAGCACCAGGCAGACCAGACCGACCGGCACCACGACGACGAACACGCTGCCCCACCAGAAATACTCGAGCAGCAGACCGCCGACGATCGGGCCGAGCACCACGCCGATGCCCGACACCGCACCCCAGACACCGATCGCGGCCGCCCGTTCGGTGCGCTCGACGAAGACGTTGGTCAGGATCGACAGCGTCGACGGGAAGATCAGCGCCGCACCGAGGCCCATCACGGTGCGCGCCGCGATCAGCTGCCCGGTGCTGGTGCACAGCGCTCCGAGCCCGGTGGCGACGGTGAAGATCACCAGGCCGAGCAGCAGCGTGTTGCGCCTGCCGAAACGGTCACCGAGACTGCCCGCGGCCAGCACCAGCGCGGCGAAGGTGAGCGCGTAGGCGTCGATGATCCATTGCAGACCGGTGGTGCTCGAACCGAGTTCGCGCACCAGGCTGGGCAGCGCCAGGTTCACGATCATCGCGTCCATGTAGATCGCGATGACGCACAGGCACAGCACGGCCAGCACCAGCGAGCGTGGCCGCGAGGACGTCGTGGTCATGAAATCGGTACCCCTGCTTCGCGTTCGGCACCCATCGCGGTCGCGGCGAGTGCGGCTTGGAAGGACAGTGCGAGCACGTCGTTGGTGACCAGCACCGCGCCGCGGGTGAGATCGCCGATGACGTGCAGTCCGCGGATCGGGGCGCCCTGCGGGCCGAGCGCCTCGAAGGTGGCGACATCGATGCGGACCCCGCCGTGCGGATGCACGGTGAGCCGCCCGGTGTCGAGCAGCTGGGCGAGCAGCGGTTCGCGGCGCAGCGCGTCCGGACCGGTGCCCGCGCCGGTCGCGTTGATCACCACGTCCGCCTCGTGGTCGGCGCCGCCGGCGTGCACGACGAACGCGTCACCGGCCTTCCGCACCGCCGCCAATCCCCCGGTCACCCGCAGCAGGCCCGACTCCATCGCGGCCAGCACCCGTCGCGCGGTCGCGGGGGGAATGGGCGCCCCGTGCACCAGCAGCGGGGTGAGCCATTCGGCGAAGAACACGGCGCGGTCCTCGTCGGCGAGCAGTTGCCAGGCGGGCAACAGGGTGGGCGAGGCGCCGTTGACCACCCGCTGCCAGCCGCGGTCGGCGCCCGCGTCGACCTCGGCGAGTTCGGCGGCCAGCCGCGCGGCCGTGGTGGGCCCGCAGTCGCGCACTTCGCGCCAGTCCGGCGGGGTCGCCGAGGCG contains:
- a CDS encoding DUF3419 family protein, giving the protein MTAAPATTATPTAVTDRWLLYSTCDEDSRSELRALTIGEGDDVLAVTGSGCRALSLVVHNPRSVTSVDSSAGQTYLLELKLAAIRHFSYDTLLEFLGVDPSRDRWRLFEELTPALSPGAVAYFTRYHKAIRGGVLLAGRHERLYVRLVAPMMRTLYGSAMKELFAAADLEAQRRVYREKIDGVLWRTLIRRGFTERTLKTVLNDDSYNVVTDVQSCGDYVLERLEHTLTEHLVRDNDWVSFMLHGRYPDRNVLPHYLLRDSVEAIRSAETKVEPVRADLMAHLRALPDGSIDKFSLSDVTSCIDRAQFATMMTEVVRVARPGARICYRNFLSRHRPDPSFASVLRRDDALCEQLYHDDYAFVYQFEIFTVGAPGAVA
- a CDS encoding MFS transporter; the encoded protein is MTTTSSRPRSLVLAVLCLCVIAIYMDAMIVNLALPSLVRELGSSTTGLQWIIDAYALTFAALVLAAGSLGDRFGRRNTLLLGLVIFTVATGLGALCTSTGQLIAARTVMGLGAALIFPSTLSILTNVFVERTERAAAIGVWGAVSGIGVVLGPIVGGLLLEYFWWGSVFVVVVPVGLVCLVLTVLVVPDSRDPATPGLDVPGLVLSTAGIGVLVYSIIEAPNRGWLAAPTLLGFAGAAALLALLVARELRTPHPMIDMRLFANLRFSAACATITITFFTLNGFTFLVTQYFQFLKDYTPLGAGVRLIPVAVAIVVGSVLGGKLVLKVGTRAVVTTGLVLMALAYAWFSVDGVDTGYSLIAAQMVLIGLGIGSVAVPATESIMAVVPADKAGIGSAMNDATRLFGGTLGIAVVGSVHHSLYTGELPDSLPGLPADLLDHSRDSVGAALGVAARVAESGGQGVAAALVDSAEHAFLHGFQVSCLVVTGICAVAAVVAGSLLPTRAPVPDADPAPADSESRQTPEGMSS